In Ooceraea biroi isolate clonal line C1 chromosome 1, Obir_v5.4, whole genome shotgun sequence, the genomic stretch tcGTATTTATTAGCatagtataaattatatatattatttattgcgaaTCAACTTATCGAATATGAATGTCggctatatttattaaaatatatatttatttatttgagatAGCAATCGAGGCATTTGATAGAAAATTGATAACAGGAACGATTATATTACACTCCAAATAATGTGACTAAAGATGAGCTAttgtttctccaaaaaataataaagctgCATCAAAACTTACTTTCACAAGATTATTTTACGTTTCTGCTTGTCTCTGTTATTGTTTCTGATTGATTCTATGTAGCTGTAAGTACATTTCGATATCGGATGCTCGATAGGCATTTATGACCGTCGCCCAGATAATCGAAGCAATCGCTCCCAGCTCGTGCCATGAAGAGTATGGTTTGATTGAGTTTCATGTCTTTTAATCCATAACACTAAATACGAATGATTATGAAACAATGTAAacattatatttgatattaaaaataattcgtcTCTCTCTAATCGCGATTCTCAAAACAAGCCCTGCTTTGCTTTTATTgctcattatttcttattcttaagaaatttcgaaatttataattataagtatataatataaattataaatgtattaatatacaatttacatCTCTTTCACTTTAGCAGTAACTTTTGCTTGCATTTCTCTCCGTCACATATTTATCCGTTGATAATAAACAAAGTTATCATTACCTGAAAAATCGTCGCAGCTATGGCATTCTGGTCCGGTTGAATATCCTTGTCTTTTGGTCTCTTCAgtctcaattttaatattcgcgTAATATCCTGCGAGAGCTACAATGATTTCAGagttttgtcatttttttgtattgtataactttttctaaattttatttcgggTACAAGCGAAATTTCTCTTATTGCGCTCTCTGATATACCTTCAATTCGGAATTATCGGGCAAATGCTGTTTAGCATAATTCAAGAGAGCTGTGTATCGCGGATCCGTTTTCTTGTGCCCCATCAGTTTATCCCTGCTCCATAAATTTAGTACGCAGGCTTCCAAGGTGCGTTCTGTCCATGTACGGCCGAGTGTGCTACGGACTTTTGTTTGCAATTCTTGCCACTGTAATGTGTAAAATGAGACTACTGTAAAGACAACTGCACGAGAGTATTAAcaactcttttttctttttttaattatctcatctttttttattgaccTGCAACATTGTGCCGCTTCTCGGCTCGTTGGCATATGCTAGAACGCTGCTCGCCAATATCTCGTTTATATCAAGATCAGTTGAACCCAAAATCTGTGTGATATGAGCAGCAGGAGCCCCGCCATCATAATCACTAGTTActcatacagcacgaaaacatttcagaaatatttcagaagtatttcatctgatagatgaaagcatctcataaacattgcaaaatgtttctgcaacagttatgagacaactccggaatagcaaaatgtccgcgacacttgcattcaaaaccttatagaaaggttgctgaaaggtatagatcaatctgcaacctttctgaaatattgccgaaagattattaaaatagctgaaatctttttgatatattactaaaggttaattgaaataattttgaaactttcctatgatgttgcacacaaattacaaagctcttattaaaataaattgaaaatacttcagaaattatatttaaatttattatacgagtgttcagaagattgcaaatactaaaaagttataataaaacttatatataaaatatatttattatttttattgtacgtttttatttaatatttgcaatctaaataatataataaatatgatttctgaaatatgcttaatgaaaaaaatacataatatatataagatgtatatagatatgcatatatatctatatatataagataaatagatatacacatacatagctaaaccaagtattcaccaagtttccctttaaaaagcgtgaattgttggcacattgacaaagagctattcttatattatatattttcctttttctttttccaaatagttgattaaaaggaaagaattatatagatatataattctttgttcaaccaacacttatatttgaaagaaaaaaaaggatatgtgaagataatgcatttttttgtcaactggttagcttctctaaagatcgaatacttagtctaggtatatatatatatataattttactttttacaatagtcatattttttcaaatttattgcatgtggtaggttttagaaacatttctgttgcaacatttcatatgacatattgcggaatcctttcagaaatgttgcatatgaaatgtgaaatcttgaaatgattttaaaaccttcctgaaagctttctgtattaatcggtgctgtatgggtaaaGTTAAAGAATAAATGATTTCTGTAATTCTGTTATCCtttttttgacatttataccatttagttaaaataaacaacgcgcgattaaaaattactctgatacacataaaatattttcgtctTATTAATCGGTTTCTGTTTAATTAAcgttttttaatactttaaataattaattctactGTTTCTCctgcttaatattttaaattttataataaagttttaataaaaaatatatttgaaactTGCATTATCATCAAACAATTAGAATATATAGGTCATATATAAAAGCCATTTAAACAGCTGATTGGGTGCAGCGTTTGCTCAGTGTTTGCTATCAATCTGCTCTCAAGTTTGgcgcgcagatcctgctcggtttctggcGCCAATCTGTTGCCAGGTATGAGCGCAGGCTTTGCGCGGTTTTTGCTGCAAATCTGCTCGTGTTGCTTGACAGCAGGCTCTGTCACACTTCTGGCAGCAATTTGACAACATAATTCCAGAAAACGGATCTTGCTTCAAATTTGTTGCCTTTCTGGTATTAAAAGTTATTGTAGCAAGCACTGCTCGAAATTTGTTTGCTCAGATTTTGCTATCTGGGTTAGATATAGCAAGCACCACAAAGAATTGATGTAAGAAACACATCAGCTCTAAGATGTAGGACagtattgataaataattataattagacGAGTAATTGCAAAAAGATATAAACCCAggtagccaagtctgccgaaagcagatgatgccaactatctgctatcaactattgccagccaaacaaatttgatacaaaagttgttattaacgattaattcgacaaattggtgccagaaatgtaacagagcttgctcacaaaatctaagaacagattggcggcagaaaccgagcagaatctgcaaacatggcttgaagtcagaTTGtagacagaaaccgagcaagatttgcgcacgcggaatctaacggcagattgacagcagaaaccgagcaagatctgcgcgcgcggaatctaacggcagattggcagcagaaaccgaacaggatctgcagcttttgacactattcaaatttacacggctaggaatatgcgttttcgctccgcaccgctatgcggtgcacacgtcgtgttcttactcgatggtaagatttagcctaacagtttataagttaatatacgcgccctggcatgataatattaatttttctgaaaattttggcacttgcggcacagcaGAGGCTCatatggacaacgtccatgtagttcacgcacgccgcaaagcaatctgaagttcgaagcaaaattcggacttcagattagaataaattaacaataagagagagtaTATAGTATAGCTTTGCGGCgccagaaaaatatttaatgaatgaGACAATAAATATGCGACCACCACTGGCAACTTTATTGATGTCAAAAAAatgcacaacgtttcgactcCATTCgagtccttatcaagtgcaataagttaatttttggCTGAAAATTAACTACATAATATAAGTCCGAGTCGACCGGAGACACATCTCGCACTTATACTTATTGCACTTGAGAAGGACTCGAATGgagtcgaaacgttgtgcatTTTTTTGACATCAATAAAGTTGCCAGTGGTGGTCGCATATTTATTGTCTCATTCAttaaataagagagagattatgcaacgagctgtcagaaagacacatcaagccaaatgtactttaatttaacacacaaacaaatgcgttcttttaacacacatggtaatataaaatgccaatttatagtgtgttaaaagtaaacacatgctttaacatatcgtaaatatgaatggccaaaagctgcagattctgttcggtttctgctgtcaatctgccgtcagattcCGCGcacgcagatcttgctcggtttctgtcgacaatctgacTTCGAGTCTTGTTAGCAAagtctgctcggtttctgccgctgATCTGCTCTCAGATTCTGTAAGCAGGATCTGCTAACAGATTATAAGCCgtatgcggacataacggatgccaatctGCTAGCAACTTTTGTGgaaatctgttgccaatctgctaaCATATTGCTCGCATTTTGTTTGCTGGGAAGTAAAGTACAAAGACATATTGAGTGTAATTAAGTGCGCCTAATATGAATGATTGAAAATTGTTGTTATATATGGGTTAAAGACACCACTCAGCAGAGTTAAATGAACCGAGATATATTTCTCTTGTTACACAGCGTTACAATAACGTAAGAAAATAACTTTGTACTCTTTGCAAAACGAACAAAGGAAACGTGAGCATGCGTGACCATCGAACGCGGTTATCCGActcaaacatatatatatatataacaaaaaggCGCGTTTGTATAGGGAGTTGGTAACAACCAATAAAAAACGTTTctcataaataaaactaataataacCCATAAATAGTACTAGCGAACTCTATTACCAAcaaaaatatagaattataaatatagcCAAAGACTAcaactaaatatatatgtgtgactTTAAATCTGCACGAGCAATTAAGTCAATTAAATTtcgatgaaaaaaagagaagacgcaaaatattaaaaatattttacataaatataatctaCGCagtcatattttaattatattatagttaaacAAAATATCTACAAGTATATAAGGACTAAATTAATAGTCATCGACtgctgaaatctttttctttatttgtttgtttgattaccaaattaatttatttgtctGATATAAACAGTCATTTACATCATATGAGAGATAAATTCCGGAAATGTTGACCTATATATAAATCGAGTTTAAGAAAGAACTGACGTATTCATTTCGGttagaataataattgaaactgCTATGCTAACGCCCAGATAACACAAACCTATTCTGTGaagattctataaatatttattgagaatattagaatattctgaGAATGTACTGATATGATGAAAAGcacattatataaatgtgcagagaataataaaatgggACTACTTATAATATGCTGAATAGAGCCACAGAatattctttgaaatattcttgTAATATACAAAACAGAGTTTGGGAATATTCAcaggatattttatataggttatttatacatgaaaatttacattacttaaaatattttaaatatttgagatacatcaattatttttcacgtgtctactatgcataaatattctgtgtataattgctttttaaactgtagatatttatgcaaatacatATTTTGATAGACAAAggatagaataataatacttattaaaattataatctatttaattttaacatttattataaaaatgcagttttctatatttatatattaacagatattttgattttgttaCACTGCGAAACATAATTGTAGGTATTTGAAATTGgtgtatttgaaatatttaaaatgttttaattaatgtaaattttcgtttatttaaaataaaattagaaacaatataaattttaaatattttattataattaatatattagggTACATTTCacaagtaaattataataagcttaatttttattattattattattattttgctggtttattattattactattttttttacttctttttctCAACAgctagataaaataaaaagtccaaattaaaacaaatacgctTGTAATTACAGTAAAAAGAAGTTTCCATAATAATTCTTACCGTAAAATAATTCTAACCCTCTCACGGTATCCTCTTCTTCTCGTTTCTTTGCCAGTACTGCTTCTTTCCACTTCATACAATTAAGGACACATTGAAATGCGAACAGTATTCCAGTTCTTCTTGAACTGGAATACTGTTCGCatttcaattcaattcaaGGATATAATCCAGTTCAACGAGTTCTTCTTGAACTGGATTATATCCTTAATCCTCAAAAATCTTAAATCCTTAAAAAACGGCGATCGCGAATACTGACAAACGCGATAGACTTGTGTCGTATTCGAGCCCGATCGTTAAATCGGCAGTGTTGAAAATCAATATGCGATGGAATATCGTCGAGGACTTCACTACTTTACGTGGGAGCGTTTATAAAAACCGAAACACAATAATGATTCTTTTTCGAGTCACTAATATTGAAGGAATTATTCGTACTAAGTACTACGTCGTGCTTTGATGATGTGAACAATTCACTAGTTCCTAACCATTCTATTTTCTAACGCCATCTGACTAAAAGTTGTATATTCTTTTAACGTTTTTGAAACATTCTCTGCatattcttattaaatactttaataatgtaCTACATACATTTATAGAATGTTCCttgcaaacaaaaatattctagACATATTCATACATAATTCTGAAggaatattctcatataagaatatttgacAGTAAATAGAATATTCATAGAATTTAATGTGCTATCTGAGCGAGTTCCTGACTTTTAGTTGTAACATATGCTATTAGATAGGTTTCAAACTGGTTTCAGATAACGCGAAGTAGAATTTCTATTCTCTTTAACGTAATCTCTTGTGCTTAAACGTTATAGATAGTCGTAGACCGCGTTATAACTAGCCTAGTAGcgataataatgaaacataaCTTGTTTTCACTTATTGTCATTTACACGATaaataagttatatataaattgtataaatatatatttaaggaatttttattatacaattattattattattatacaatttaagtTACGTGCtctcttattaaattattgattattaaacTCTCTTTCTatgtatcatataatatttatatatttgataataaagactgatttgatttaattttgaattaaagaaattattccatgtaatacaaaatatccctgatacataaataattattttaaagctCCTATGGAAAAGtctaaaataaacattttaatacgAAAATGTCGTGCAAGCGCGAGACTATATAACATAGACTATGGTATATAATATAGCTTTTAAGTGGGAAACGattaaagttaataaatataattcatcatatttaatctctttagtatatgtatatagataaatGTAATTCATCAATTGACACAGAATTGAAATTTCAAGCACTCAGGTAtatcaaaatgtaatatttatatatgactTGCACAAGAAAATAACTTCTCGCCTCGAGGAGAAAGTTCAATAAGGATTGTTACGCAAACATCGAAATATGTTACCTGTGTCAAGttttaatcattaaataattttttaataagtgcaaatatgaaattatttttatgcagaaaagcgaatttacataattt encodes the following:
- the LOC113563564 gene encoding citrate synthase, mitochondrial-like — encoded protein: MLQWQELQTKVRSTLGRTWTERTLEACVLNLWSRDKLMGHKKTDPRYTALLNYAKQHLPDNSELKLSQDITRILKLRLKRPKDKDIQPDQNAIAATIFQCYGLKDMKLNQTILFMARAGSDCFDYLGDGHKCLSSIRYRNVLTAT